In Motacilla alba alba isolate MOTALB_02 chromosome 4A, Motacilla_alba_V1.0_pri, whole genome shotgun sequence, the genomic window GCCACATCTGTGTGTCTTtaaactcttccagggatggggactccaccactgccctgggcagctgtgccagggctggacaactCTTTCCAtgagaaattttccctaatactcaatctaaacctcccccaGCACAACgtgaggccatttcctcttgtcctgactcttgttccctgggagaagagcctgaccCCTCACTAGAACCTCCTTCCAGGTAGTTGTAGAGTGGGAtaagggccccctgagcctccttttctccaggacaAATCCATCATCAGGTAGGACCTGTGCTGATCCTTGCCCGGTAGTGATCCTGCTTCCCGCCTTTCCTTACCCCTGCTTCCCACACCCTGCTGTCCGAAACCACAGCCCTGTCTCCCTTTGTTCCGCAGGGATCCGGAGAAGCCTCAGGAACGCCTCCCTGCTGGTGGCCCTGTGCCTGACCCTGTCAGCCCTCTGGAGTGGCTATGGAGTGATCCTCATCCTGGAAGGGCAGGGAGTGCTGCCCGGCCCGGGGGATGCCCGCGATGCCCTGCTGCCGGGCCTGGCCACCTTCAcgctggccctgctcctgctggccgtGGTGGGCTTCCTCTGCGGAGAGCCCCTCCTGGGCCTGGTGGCCGCCGCCGTGTCCCTGGCCAGCGCCCATGAGGTGGCCCTGCACTGCGGCGCCTCGCTCGGCCCCTCGGCCGTGGCGTGCGGTCACCTCGGTGTCTGCTTGGTCGGGGGCTACTTTGCCCTGGGGAGGATCCTCTGCCTCCTGACCAAAGGGAACGTTGCCCTCCCTGGCACGGATCTCGCCGAGAAGAAGGCCCAGGAgcagggccggggcagcgctggCAGCACCAACCCCTTTGCAGCCCCCGGGCTGCTCCTGAACATGCTGTCAGCCAGTGTCttctgctgcaggctcctgggGGTCACCCACAGACTCTTCCTGGGCCACgtgccctggctgtgggcagctggCACCTTCCAGATTGGCATCTGTGTGTTGTCCTACCGTGCAATGGATGCTCTCATGGCCACGGCCTTTGGCTTCACTTCCATCCTCAAATTCGCTGGAGGTTACTGCCTCCTGTACCCCACCTGGCAGTCAGAGGAGCCATCTCTCCCAACCCCATTCCTGGTGGTTTTCTCAATTCTTTTTGCTGTCTTggctctttttctctcccttcagaGCCCTGTGGATGGCCTGTACTTGCTGGTTTTTGTCACCTACTGCATTGCCTTGGCTTGCAGCcccaggggtttttttgcaggtgGCCCCCAAGGCGTGGCCGTGGCCATTTTTGTGTCCTCGGCCTTGGTGGCTCTGGTTCACCTGTACAACGTGAGGGCCAGGGCCAAGATCCCAACAGGGAAGGGTGCTGTGAAGGCCCTCCTTGCTCGCAGCAGCCTCCTGAAGCTCCGGGAGGGGCCAGACCTTCACGCTCCCTACCTGGGCTATTCCAAGTACGCCGATGCAGAAGTCCTTACCTATGCCTGCAGTGTCCTAGCTTCTTTTGCTCTAACAGCCACAGGAGACCCCCAAGCTCCTCTTGCCACTGTTGTCATTCCATGGGTGGTGGTAGCTGGTGGGATCCTGAAGCTGCTTGGTGGCTCAGTGGCCTTTGCCCGTGGTAAAACCCTGGAGAGCAGTGCCTTCATCCTCTACTCTGTCATGTGGATCATCTGGGGCCTGACAAGGTACAGTGGcctctgtggcactgccagaAGCTTCCACGCAGCCGTGGGCATCATTTCCTTCATGCTCTTCAACAGCTTCATTGTCTTCTGCTCACTCTTCTTAAACATGGCCTGGTTCTTCTACTCCCTCTCATTCATGCTCATCGCTGtcagcttcctgctggatgCCATCCATGCTCTTCCCACTGGATACGACATCGCTGCCACCCTCATCTTTGGGCTGGTCAGCTTTTACTGcttcctggctgccctggccagcagcacctTTGAGGGTTGCTGCTTGCCCATGGGGGGGCCCATGGTGCAGCTCAGTGGTGTCGGGGCAGGAACGACCAAGTGCCTTCACCTGCCTGCCAGGAAAGCTTCCTCAGTCAAGAGAATTGCAGGTAAGGGGAAAACAGAGGGCAGGATGTGGGGATGCAAGGGAAATCCTGGGAGGTTTTGTAGCAGAACACTCTTAAAAGAACTTTATCCcaatcagagaatcacagagtggtttgacTGGGAAAGGACATTAAAGCCCGTCTtgttccatgggcagggacaccttctactagaccaggttgctccaagccccatccaacgTGGCCTTGATGTGGAAACCTGGATGATGTGGTGATGTTTTGGTAAAGTGGGCCAAGTTACAGAAGTCACGAGCTGAGTAGAGCAGCATGTCTCCTGCTGTGTCTCCTGCACCATTTCCCTGTGTCCTCATCTGCTCTGAGACTCAGGAATCCTCCAGGCTGGGGCTACCACCCAAAGCTTTGCacagagagagcagagccaATGCTTGGTCCTTGCTCTCTCCACTCTGGCCCAGAATCCCCCCCTAAATGCCAGATATCCCCTTGGGAAAAtgcactgccagagctgggacaaGGAGAGGAGAGCACCACTTtgtgtgacagctctgccatgggAATTACACCCCTCCCCTGTCACTCAAGGGCTGTTCCCATGCCAACAGATATCCTGAGGAACGGCGGCACCTGTGGCATCCCCACCGACACCGTGTACGTGCTGGTGGCTGCCTGCAGCCGGCCTGACGCCGTGGAGAAAGCTCACCGGTGAGTCCTGgtgcctgagctgggctcaggaaCCTTCCAGAACTCAGAGCTGCTACTGAGCGCTGGCTACAGCACCTGCTGAGAGCAAGGCAGCTCAGACTCGGCAGGAACAGCAGGGTGGGGAGAAGATCCAGgtgaggaaaggagggaattGAACTGATGGAGCTGGGTAACTTGGACAccacaacaaacccaaaccactttTGGCGAATGGGGCAGAGGGTTATTGTTCTTACTTGGAGGTATATGTTGCCACAACAAAACCCCTCTGGTGACAGCCGTCTCTCGCTGTAAGCTGGAGCCCCTCATATTGGTGGGGTTTCCTCAGAACTTGGGCTGTTGGGACCTCTACCCATCATTACACAAGAAGTTAAAGCCTTGATTT contains:
- the LOC119695203 gene encoding uncharacterized protein LOC119695203, with product MGGSGAESLHSCIGLLGISAGSLLLAVRFYSSPRAAPLIPNTALGALLLLVSALLAYAGIRRSLRNASLLVALCLTLSALWSGYGVILILEGQGVLPGPGDARDALLPGLATFTLALLLLAVVGFLCGEPLLGLVAAAVSLASAHEVALHCGASLGPSAVACGHLGVCLVGGYFALGRILCLLTKGNVALPGTDLAEKKAQEQGRGSAGSTNPFAAPGLLLNMLSASVFCCRLLGVTHRLFLGHVPWLWAAGTFQIGICVLSYRAMDALMATAFGFTSILKFAGGYCLLYPTWQSEEPSLPTPFLVVFSILFAVLALFLSLQSPVDGLYLLVFVTYCIALACSPRGFFAGGPQGVAVAIFVSSALVALVHLYNVRARAKIPTGKGAVKALLARSSLLKLREGPDLHAPYLGYSKYADAEVLTYACSVLASFALTATGDPQAPLATVVIPWVVVAGGILKLLGGSVAFARGKTLESSAFILYSVMWIIWGLTRYSGLCGTARSFHAAVGIISFMLFNSFIVFCSLFLNMAWFFYSLSFMLIAVSFLLDAIHALPTGYDIAATLIFGLVSFYCFLAALASSTFEGCCLPMGGPMVQLSGVGAGTTKCLHLPARKASSVKRIADILRNGGTCGIPTDTVYVLVAACSRPDAVEKAHRSKRQAQDRPMSLWISSLKQLEPAKHLFTPLLWDFMEAAWPSPISLVIPRGEWVDFLGMKDSAKYVGTPQSVAIRIPDCSVTTHLIDLVGPIVVTSANPTGEADTTHHNQVYAKLGDKVDAVLCGGPSPENIASTVVDCTKIDSGNIGFFRVGIIPKSQVLQILEQVQKKHLVVPSSGPCPTKGWEELQSRGHAVPNGVGRAALVEPDPEHHTRF